The Dunckerocampus dactyliophorus isolate RoL2022-P2 chromosome 13, RoL_Ddac_1.1, whole genome shotgun sequence genome window below encodes:
- the LOC129192258 gene encoding cytochrome c oxidase assembly protein COX16 homolog, mitochondrial: protein MFSLKALQKNRTLKYGVPMLLLVVGGSFGLREFTQIRYDAQKIKRKLDPALEARVDVQKQPLILEQEYQKMKEANLDGWKNIRGPRPWEDPRDYQERQHTQQNPKPDVGEQEKY from the exons ATGTTTAGCTTGAAAGCACTACAGAAGAACAGAACGTTGAAATATGGAGTGCCGATGCTC CTGCTGGTGGTCGGGGGGTCCTTTGGCTTGCGGGAGTTCACGCAGATCCGATACGACGCCCAGAAAATCAAGAGAAAG TTGGATCCTGCACTGGAGGCCAGAGTGGATGTGCAGAAGCAGCCGCTCATCCTGGAGCAAGAGTACCAG AAGATGAAGGAGGCCAATCTGGACGGGTGGAAGAACATCCGTGGTCCTCGGCCCTGGGAGGACCCCCGGGACTACCAAGAGCGGCAGCACACCCAGCAGAACCCCAAACCAGATGTTGGAGAACAAGAAAAGTACTGA